Below is a window of Osmia bicornis bicornis chromosome 8, iOsmBic2.1, whole genome shotgun sequence DNA.
TCGATACCCAATGATTTTGATCCTGCCTCATATGAcgtgcaaaataaaatatagcaTCAAGAAAATTTGTGTACAATTCTGGATCTTTTTGCATTAATTTCTGAAGTGATTTTTTATCTATATTTACAAGAGTTATACAAACATTCACATCATTTTGTACAAGTTTGTTTGATAATAATTGACCGATTAGGTGTTTAACTCTACTACTATCGTGTAAATTAACAGCAAATTGAATAAGTTTTAAATAGAAACCATCATTAAACATGTTATGAATGCATTCTAGAACCTCATACTCATTATCATTGCTTATTAATAATTCCCATGACATGATTAGAGCTTCATCCTGTATGTTAGAAGTAGATACACCTAATTTGTTTAATGATTCTATAATTATACTTGTACACACTCCgttaattactatatctctaAGAATATCATTCAGTCTATCAGTGCCACAATATTGAACATACAACTTTATAAATTCATCCACAACATCAATTGGAATATTATTGTCTTTTAAATATGTTTCTAACAATTTATCACAGGCATTCTTGAGTTCAAGACACGTATACAAATTTGATCTGCCTTTTTTTAACCAATAATTATGAAGATTATTTTCAAGAATCTTTTCTTTGCCTATTTCATGTGCTTTAGCAATTGTAGCTTCAATAAAAGAAGCGCATTGAAAAGCTTTCACAATATTTTGACTGTTTATTTCTTCATTGACTGTTGGGTTCTCTAAGAGTACAAAAAATGTGTCAAACATGTTTAGTACTTCAAGAAAATCTAGTTCTGACATTTCTGTATTAACTGTAAAATATACACACATGTAAAAAATGTTGTAAAATATATCATGCATCAATGACTATACTTACACTTTAAATGGAAGTTTTGGATCAGAAGTAAGagttattttaaaagtaactTTAGACCTGTaacaaattatcatttttatccaTAATAGTTTCAAAATATTAGTATTATTGAAACATATGTTGAGTAATATGTACACATATTTTGGGGTTATatcattcttttattaattttaaaataatcttAATATTCAAGATACGTACGTCATAATGAGTAAGTATtgttttaatacaaaataagtGTGTTTTCAGTGAAAACAATTCAATTTGAAAGTAAAGTTAACCTTATGTTCTACACTCTGTTATACAGGATCTATATATACATAAGTACTTACTTACACTGTAGTCACTACTTCCACACATCATAAATGAAACAACCATAGCCGTAGCCTTGTCATTATAATCGACTATCAGCGCTATCTGATAACATAGCGCTGAActatgataaaattattttactgatttaggtaaatggtatTGTCGTAGTTCAACGGTATATTATTAGATGACGCTGATGGTATTATTTGAGCACcaaattatgataattttaaaattcactgtaatagtaaaaaattaaatgtataataattttcaaatcatagatagaataaaacaaataGATATAacattgtaattaaatatgcAAAGTAGGGAAGGTCGAGGGATCAAAGGAACATTTCAATTAAGAGAAACGAAATGCATGttaaaattcttaaaatataaGATCCTttacatcagaaattaacatAATGCGTTGCCTTTATTGATATGTATTTGATTAGATGTAGGTACATAGACACGTAATATGTTTAATCTatcaaacaataaataatgtacATAGATGTACGTCACGCGTATCTCGCGATTTACACGCATACACGCGAGCACACACGTACGCAATACGCATTCATTTTCCATTATTTCTTGTACGCGGCAACTTTATACGTTACTCGCTGAAAAAGTAAACAGGGAAACTGGCTGGATTGTGAAACattcattatattttctcAGTCTGGGAATAACTTGTTTTACGAAAAAACGgtaattatacattttataaattatcgaTTTACGATAATGCGGGCAACGGGtaacagaaaattaattaatacgaCGAAAAAAAATGGCTTCGAATGGCATTGAGAGCGTgtgtttgaaattattaaataagaCAATTTTATAGATTTTTCTGTATTAATAGAGATACTTTTGCACTATTGCGAGCCCTTTCTTAACCTAAAAGAATATTAACTATACAAGGGTTCGTCGATTCTATATCCAGTTGTCCAGTCCTCAGGAAAGGGAAATTGTACAGAGATCCTAAAAATCGACAAATATACACGGATGCGTTTGGTAACTATTCACGATTACTAATCACGTTTATAATCAATCTGTAACCATAATGTCTCCTAAAACAGGACAAGTATTACGAAACGGTATACATATTACTCGTATGCTTCACGATATTACGTTTCCCTTTGGAATCGTGATACAATTATACGATTCATGTATGTATACATCTCAACGATTTAACATTCAGAGAAAAATAGAATTGCTATGTATCGCGATACCATTTATTCGTTCGTAACACGTATCGATTCGTTAGTGTGAGATCGTTCTCCCAAATATTTAAGATCGATGTTCGAAGGATGTGTCGCTATGAATGGATACTCGatattaaatatgtattaaGCGAATGAGCGACATTATGGGCCACTTTGTATACGGGCTTCCAGGAGGAACTTTTAGTAAGTACTTTGACAGCTTCTTATCTTTTGAACATAtacataaaagaaataaataaataaatatttaagaaaaagCAGAAATACAAGTTTTTGCGATGAATCGATGGAACTGAACGATAGTACCAAATAAAtctataataaaatcattacaTTATCTTCCGCTGTTACACATATAGTACCTAACTTGGTCGTTTATCGCGTTCGGATAAGAAGGATAACGCTATTGTTGTGATTATTGTTGTCGGTAGGGTTGTTAGCAACGGGAACAACGATACTACCGTCGAACATCTGAAATCAGAAGCAATAGGAAAGAATTTAGTTTGTGTTCGGTCGTTAATAGAACGTTGGGATTAGTCGATCGGTGATGTAATATTACCTGATGACGTCAACGAATCTTCATCCACTCGCATCCTTTCGATGTGATATCGGGGTACATTAAAAGACGGCTTGTCCCTGTTCAATGTTTTGTAAGGGGGAGGAGGATTTTTTACCTCTCACCCCAACGAATTTCCCTCGAAATTCCCAGCGTGGATTCTTTTTCCCTCGAACTCCGAGATATCTGAAGGGTGATCGTTTGTCGATTTCATACGCCGCCAGTTCGTTCCCACGATTACTCATACCTATTTACGGAGAAATAACCTATCTGTGTATTCGTGTCTGTATTCATATTCGTATTTAGTTTAATCGTTGCCTGTTCCGCCGGGTATCACGGTTTACCTTGACGATATCCCATCGTCGTTCTCGCGTTGCTCGAATTGGATCCGTAAATTTGTGCCGCGTCTCTTTTACCTCTCATCCCGTGAAAGCCGATCCTGGCTCTTTTAAAGGATTCGCTACCTTCGCTATCTTGCAGATCCACAGCCCTCTTCTCGTAATCGGACGGAGTGATCGAGTAATCAAAGTAATTGTCAAACGGATCCTTCTTACCTCGCAATCCCTGCCGAGCAAAGTAAAATAACGTAAAGTAAAGCGATGTAAAGTTTTCGTTTTGAATGGCATTCAGCCAGTGGGAGTATACGATTAACCAGAGGCGGTTCTTGCGTCAGGGCTGGTGGGTGGTTGCAGGGCTGCAGGGGTGCAGCTCTTTCAgtataaaatgaaagtttctgtttcaaatgatataattttaaaaacaattatcgAAATCGGTAATGTCGATTTGGTGAACTTGTAGAAAAGGCGCTTTCcttccgatttcgatgatttttaaatatgttgtaaaattcaacattttaagcAACTTTTATCCTCTAAGCTATATGTCGGACTCGATTAATTTGTGAGATATTCACGAAAAATCATCAGTATTGCTGCATTGAATTTCGCCTGTACGTATATGTACACTCACaacagtcccatcgaagttgtcgcagtgaagttggcgcgctaacgccgccgcggcgtgaatgcgttagcgcgccacttcactgcgacaacttcgatgggactcatcGTACATACGTCCACGGCTGTGTGTGCGTCAGCAAGCGACCCTCGCTTCCCTATTGTTTCTGTCAATAGCACCACATGACCCGGCTACCGTCCATACAACAGGTGAACTTAAAATCAAAGTtaactaatttcaataattttgttattggACTTGTCATAATTTTTGCTTGTCATTGGACAATGTCATAATTTGATTTTCCGGTTCACCCATTGTATGAATAGGAGTCGGACCCCAAGGTGCTGTTTAAAGAAAACGGTAGTAACAAtattctttctttcgcgaataTCTCGCAAACTAATCAAGTCCGACGTGTAGCTTGGAGGAAAAAGTTACTTAAAATGTCGAattatacaatatatttaaaaatagaagaagaaggagaaggagcGCCTGTTCTACAATTTCAACATCGATTGTTTTCTAGATAAAATTACTTTTAGTTTtattgttatataatttttttaaactataCTGATCTTTTTTTACTTGTATTACTACAGTCATTGGCGTAAATATTTAGGTAGGGGACAATTTtaagattccaaaatttcagaattttagaactccaaaattaaaagattctaTATTACTAAATTTCCAGAactctaaaatttcaaaattttaatatctttgattatcaaaattttagGTGTTGAAATTGTCaggttttttaaaaattccaaaagtccaaattgcatttaaaaattttagaatttcaaaatcctaaattttgaaaatttttggtttccaaaattttagaattctaaattaccaacatttttaaattttagattttgaaaattgtcaggttttcaaaattccagaattctaaattaccaatattgcaaaattttagaatttcagaattctagattttgaaaatttcagattttcaaTATTACAGAATTccaaattatcaaaatttaaaattttggaattctaaaGTTctagattttgaaaattccagaattccagtttcaacatttcaaaatttctatagTATCTGGTCCACCCCAGAAATATCTTAATTGCACGAAGGGTCAATTTTTAGAAGCCGCCACTGCGTTTAAccaaatagaaaaagaatagaaGGGAAAAGTGCCTAaaaaatgtatgtatgtaaacTAACGCGAAAATCCATATCAGTTCGTTTCTCGAGTTCTTCCAACGCGTCGAGAATAATTCTGTTGCCCCTGCTTTCTTGAAATCC
It encodes the following:
- the LOC114880131 gene encoding uncharacterized protein LOC114880131 isoform X1: MSELDFLEVLNMFDTFFVLLENPTVNEEINSQNIVKAFQCASFIEATIAKAHEIGKEKILENNLHNYWLKKGRSNLYTCLELKNACDKLLETYLKDNNIPIDVVDEFIKLYVQYCGTDRLNDILRDIVINGVCTSIIIESLNKLGVSTSNIQDEALIMSWELLISNDNEYEVLECIHNMFNDGFYLKLIQFAVNLHDSSRVKHLIGQLLSNKLVQNDVNVCITLVNIDKKSLQKLMQKDPELYTNFLDAIFYFARHMRQDQNHWVSNCEFKYSHLVRVAQILLSGPTKISEIIHNRVQLVKTHPNGTIWCDIEKDIR